A section of the Lepus europaeus isolate LE1 chromosome 19, mLepTim1.pri, whole genome shotgun sequence genome encodes:
- the GPR4 gene encoding G-protein coupled receptor 4 — translation MVNRTWEGCHVDSQVDQLFPPSLYIFVIGVGLPANCLALWAAYRQVRQRNELGVYLMNLSIADLLYIGTLPLWVDYFLHHDNWIHGPGSCKLFGFVFYTNIYISIAFLCCISVDRYLAVAHPLRFARLHRVKTAVAVSSVVWATELGANSAPLFHDELFRDRYNHTFCFEKFPMEGWVAWMNLYRVFLGFLFPWALMLLSYRGILRAVRASVSTERQEKAKIKRLALSLIAIVLVCFAPYHALLLSRSAVYLGRPGDCGFEERVFSAYHSSLAFTSLNCVADPILYCLVNEGARGDVAKALHDLMRFLASDKPQAMATASLTLETPLTSKRNSAAKALAAGWGAAPPSQGDQVQLKMLPAK, via the coding sequence ATGGTTAACCGGACGTGGGAGGGCTGCCACGTGGACTCCCAGGTGGACCAGCTCTTCCCCCCGTCCCTCTACATCTTTGTCATCGGCGTAGGGCTGCCCGCCAACTGCCTGGCGCTGTGGGCGGCCTACCGCCAGGTGCGGCAGCGCAACGAGCTGGGCGTGTACCTGATGAACCTGAGCATCGCCGACCTGCTCTACATCGGCACGCTGCCGCTGTGGGTCGACTACTTCCTACACCACGACAACTGGATCCACGGCCCCGGCTCCTGCAAGCTCTTCGGCTTCGTCTTCTACACCAACATCTACATCAGCATCGCCTTCCTGTGCTGCATCTCCGTGGACCGCTACCTGGCCGTGGCGCACCCGCTGCGCTTCGCCCGCCTGCACCGCGTCAAGACCGCCGTGGCCGTGAGCTCCGTGGTCTGGGCCACGGAGCTGGGCGCCAACTCGGCGCCGCTGTTCCACGATGAGCTCTTCCGTGACCGCTACAACCACACCTTCTGCTTCGAGAAGTTCCCCATGGAAGGCTGGGTGGCCTGGATGAACCTCTACCGCGTCTTCCTGGGCTTCCTCTTCCCGTGGGCGCTCATGCTGCTGTCGTACCGTGGCATCCTGCGGGCTGTGCGGGCCAGCGTGTCCACCGAGCGCCAGGAGAAGGCCAAGATCAAGCGGCTGGCGCTCAGCCTCATCGCCATCGTGCTGGTCTGCTTCGCGCCCTACCACGCGCTCCTGCTCTCGCGCAGCGCCGTCTACCTGGGCCGCCCCGGGGACTGCGGCTTCGAGGAGCGCGTCTTCTCCGCCTACCACAGCTCCCTGGCCTTCACCAGCCTCAACTGCGTGGCCGACCCCATCCTGTACTGCCTGGTGAACGAGGGCGCCCGCGGCGACGTGGCCAAGGCGCTGCACGACCTGATGCGCTTCCTGGCCAGCGACAAGCCCCAGGCGATGGCCACCGCCTCACTCACCCTGGAGACCCCACTCACGTCCAAGAGGAACAGCGCGGCCAAGGCCCTGGCGGCCGGCTGGGGGGCCGCCCCGCCCTCCCAGGGGGACCAGGTGCAGCTCAAGATGCTGCCGGCAAAGTGA